Below is a genomic region from Marinobacter salarius.
TACCGATACTGACGCCATGATTGAGGCTTTGGAAGGACTTGAGATTCCCTTGCCCAAAGATCCGGAGGGTTACGTGTCCTATATCGATCCGGACACCCACCAGATTGTTCAGGCTCAGGCTATCGGGACCCCGGTGGCCAACGATCAATATCCACCTGCCCGGGTCATGCTGGGTAACTGGGTGGTTTATGACGCTGAATCCCTGAAACCGTCCCCCGCTTTGGTGAAAAAGCGACGCGGTAAATCCGGCGGCTGATCCTGAGCGATAGCCGTCAAAGCCAGAGAAGGTAAAACAAAAACACAACCTGAAGTACGACGTACAACAACAATGAAGGAGCACACAATGAAAAAGTCCAATCAACGTCCCGTCGGGCGAAAGATGCTTCTGGGCACGGTTACCTCCGTGGCCATGGCCTCGGTTGGTGTGATGGGTATGGCGGCTACCGCCAGTGCCGAGGATACCTTCAAGGTCGGGTTTGTGACCTTCCTGTCTGGTGGTGCCTCGGGGCCGTTCGGGGTCCCTGCCGCCCAGGGTGCGGAGATCGTCATCAAGGCCATCAATGAAGGCAGCCTGCCAGCCCCCTATAACACAAAGGGCGTCAATGGCCTGACGCTGGAGTCCGTGGTTGTCGATGAGGCCGGTGGCCCGACCAAGCAGGTTGAAGAGTATCGGAACCTGGTTCAGCGCCAGGACGTCGACGCGGTGATCGGTTACATCTCGTCGGGCGACTGTCTGGCGATTGGCCCGGTGGCCGAAGAAATGAAGATGTTCACCATCGCCTTCGACTGCGGCACCTCACGCCTGTTCCAGGAGTTGGAGGATCCTCAGTACATGTTCCGTACCGGCCTTGACGCAGTTGCGGATAACGTGGGGGCTGCCCGTTACCTGGCCGAAACGCGTCCGGATGCCGTGCGCATTGCCGGTATTCAGCAGAACTACGCCTGGGGCCAGGATTCATGGCAGGATTTCACCCTGGCCATGGAGCAGCTGATGCCGGAAGCCAACATCGTGAATAATCAGACGCCGCAGATCTTTCAGGGCAGTTACAGCACCGAGATTTCAGCGCTTCAGACCCAGCGTCCGGATATTGTCCACTCCTCCATGTGGGGCGGGGATATGGAGTCCTTCACTGCTCAGGCGAATGCTCGCGGTCTGCTGGAGCAAGCAACGGCAATTCTGACTACCGGGGAATCCGGCCTGCATCGTTTTGACGGACAGGCACCCAATGGCACGATTCTGGGTGGTCGCGGTCCTTTCGGTGGTTTTATGCCGGAAAACGACCTCAGTGAATGGTTCGCCAAAACCTATGAAGCTGAGCACGGCACCCCACCAAGCTACCCTGCATCCAAGGCAGCCCAGGCCCTCCTGGCGTTGAAATTCGCCGCCGATAATTCCGGCGTTGACGGTGTCCCCAGTCCGGAACAGCTGGCACAGGCGCTGAAAGGTGCTGAGTTTGATTCCGTGAGTGGTACTGTTCGCATGGCCCTGGCCGGTGGTCATCAGGCCTTACAGCCCATGCTTTATGGTGAATACCGTTACGAAAATGGCAAGGCTGAACTGCGCAATGTCCGGTCCTATCCGGGCGAGTGTGTGTCTGCACCGGATGGGTACAACGCCCAGCAATGGATTAAGGAAGGCTTCCCGGGAGCCGACTGTAACTGATTCATTGAACAACCACCGGCAGCCGGAAGGTTGCCGGTGGTCCGATAACGGGAGAGCACACTGATGTTAACGGTCTGGGCGATATTGATTGACGGTTTCATCTACGCGTCTTGGTTGTTTCTGGTAGCTGCAGGCCTGACGGTCATATATGGCGTCATGAGAATTCTGAACATGGCTCACGGTAGCCTTTATGCCCTTGGTGCCTATGCCTCCGCGTCTGCGTTGGGCTGGTATTACGCCGGCGGTGGGGACCAGTTGATCCTGGCCTTTGCCATCATCGCGGTTTCTGCGGTACTGATCGGGGCGCTGACCGGGCTGGCGATTGAACGAGGTCTGTTGAGGCTGATGTATGGCCGCGATGAGATCCTGATGCTGATTGTTACCTTCGCCGTCCTGCTGATTCTTGAAGACGTCATGAAGTTGATCTGGGGAACAACGCCCTATTTTGTTTACCAACCATACGCGGCCATGGGCCGTATCAACATTGATGTACTGACCGTGTCAGGTTATGACCTGATGGTACTGGCGGTATCCGTGGTGATTGGCGTGGGGTTGTGGTTCTGGTTGGAGCGCACGAAGGTCGGCAAGGTCCTGCGTTCTATAATCCACGACCGGGAAGTGTCCGAAGCCATGGGCGTTAACGTACGCCGCATGTTCACCATCACCTTCATGATCGGGGCGACTCTGGGCGCCATCGCCGGTGGCATTACGGCTCCGATCATCTCCGTGGTACCTGGGATCGGGATCGAGGTGATTGTTCTGGCCTTTGCGGTTGTGGTGACCGGCGGCCTGGGCAGCATTACCGGCGCAGCGGTGGGCGCTGTCATTGTCGGCCTGGCGCGGGCGACATCGATTCACACCATGCCTGAGCTGGAGCTGTTCATCATATACGCGGTGATGGCGACAGTGTTGATCTTCCGACCCCATGGCCTGTTTGGTCAGGTGACTGCGAGGAAAATCTGATGACGTTGGAAAGAACCGAAATCTCCCTGATTGGAGCCGCTGTCGCCATTGCCCTGTTGTCGCTGGTGGTGCCGAATTGGCTTGTGTTCACTAGTACTCTGGCCATTTCAACCGCCCTGGTGGTTATGGGTGTTGTCATGCTTATGCGAGCGGGGCTGGTGTCGTTTGGTCAGGGGTTGTTTTATTGCCTTGGCGGTTACTCCGTTGGCCTGGGTGGTCGTTACCTGGGTCTGACGGATGCCTTGCTGATGGTTGTCCTGGGCATCGCGGTGACGGTTGGCGTCGCCATGATTCTCGGGCTGCTTGTCACGCGCTATCGGGAAATATTCTTCGCTATGCTGTCCCTGGCCTTTTCGATGATTCTTTACGGGATTCTGGTGAAAAGTCACGGACTGGGAAGCACGGACGGTTTCGGCGTGGTGGACTGGACCATTCTTGGCTTCACGCCTGGCTCGGGTGACAGCAGTGCCAGGACCGCCTTGCTGCTGGCGATTGGGCTGGCGCTGGCGATTGCGTTGTTCCTCAATCGTTATTTCCGGTCCAGCCTGGGTCTCGCCTGTGAGGCCATCCGGGAGAATGAAGTCCGAGTAGAGTACATGGGGGTATCGCGCAAGCAGGTGCTCTACATTAACTACGTGATTGCTGCGGCCGTCGGCTCCGTGGGCGGATCAATGACCGCATTAGCTGCGGGGCATGTGGATCCGACCATGGCCTACTGGACCATCTCCGGCGAGTTCGTGTTCATTGCCCTCCTCGGGGGCACCGGGCATGTTGCGGCTCCTTTTATCGCCGCCCTGATCTTCACGCTGGTCAGAACCTATGCCATTGAACTGGCGCCCAATGCCTGGCAAATGATTCTGGGTATCGTGCTGTTGATGATCATCCTGTTTCTGCCCAAAGGAATCTGGAGCCTGTTTTCCAGCAAGAAAGGGGTGGCTTCATGACCGAGATTCTGAAAACCACTGGGCTGTCCCGTTATTTTGGCGCGGTGACTGCTGCTGAAGATATCAATGTAACCATTACCGAAGGTGAGATCGTCGGGGTTATTGGTTCAAACGGCGCCGGCAAGACCACCTTCATCAATATGGTGACCGGTTACCTACCTCCGTCCGACGGCACCATTGCATTTGCGGGTAAGGCCATTAAGGGGCTGGGGCCCCGCAAGTTGATGAGAAAGGGATTGACCCGGTCATTCCAGATTCCACAGCTGTTTCTGGAGCTTCCGGTTATCGACAACCTGGCCGTTGCTCTGGCGGCGGCTGACCAACAACAATTCCAGATGATCCGGCCGGTGCGCACATCGAAACGCCTACAGGCGGCTGAGGAGATTCTGGACCAGATGAACATCGCCCAATACCGCGATGAAATGGTGACTGCCATGCCCCAGGGCGCACGCAAACTGCTGGATATTGCCATTGCCATGTTAGGAAGTCCGCGAATGCTGCTGCTGGATGAGCCCACCAGCGGTGTCAGCATGGAAGAAAAATACACCCTGATGGACACCGTGATGGAGGCGGTTCGCCAACGCGGCTTGACGGTACTGTTTGTCGAACATGACATGGAAATCGTACAGCGCTACGTGACACGTGTATTGGCCTTCGCCAGCGGTATTGTGATCAAGGATGGTCCAGTAGACGAGGTGCTGGCAGATGAAACAGTCCAGGAACTGGTGACCGGCAAACGGAAGAAGCCCAATACCGTAGGAGACGCCTGACATGAGCCTTGAAATTGCCAATCTTGACGTTTCCATTGAGGGCATCGGCATCCTCCATGAGGTCAACCTGAGCGTCCCGCAGGGCCAGATGGCCGGCCTGATTGGCCATAATGGCGCCGGCAAGACCACGCTGATCCGCGCCATTATGGGCCTATTACCCTCGACAGTAGGGTCTATCGTCTTCAAGGGTGAGGACATCAGCAAACTGCCAGCCCATCGCCGCGCCAGTCTTCGCATCAGTTACATGCCGGAGGACCGGAGGCTAATACCGGAGCTGACGGTGTCCGAGAACATGCTCATGCCGGCCTGGACGAATAACATCAAGGATGGTGAGGAACGACTGAAGTGGGTGTATTCGCTGATGCCCGAAATTGCCGACTTTGGTGAACGCAAGGCACTGCAGCTGTCCGGCGGCCAGCAGAAGCTGGTGGCGTTAGGTCGGGCGTTGATTCCGGGCAGGGAACTGATTCTGTTGGATGAACCGTTCGAAGGGGTCGCACCGGTATTGGCGCGGCGTTTGTCAGAGGTCATTGCCGATCTGCGGGCCGAAGGCCTGACGGTGCTGATTGCGGAATCCGATGACAGCCATTCCGCGGATATGGTGGACACGACATGGCGCATTGAACGCGGATCCGTATCCGCCGGTCGAAAGGATCCGTCTGCATCGCCAGCTTGACCAAAGAATAACAGCCGATTGAGGGAATTTTCTATGAAAGTTCGCGCAGCAGTTTTGCAAGCTATCGGGGTGGGGCGGCCATACCAGGACACTAGGCCCCTGGTGATTGAGGAACTGGAACTGGCCCCTCCCAGTGACAATGAGGTGCTGATCCAGATCAAGGCCGCTGGTCTTTGCCATTCCGATCTTTCCGTGATTGATGGTAATCGCCCCCGTCCTGTGCCCATGGCTCTCGGCCACGAAGCGGCCGGCATCGTAAAGGCGGTCGGCAAGGGTGTTCGTGACCTGAAAGTGGGCGACCATGTGGTGGCAGTGTTCGTGCCCAGTTGCGGTCACTGCGTGCCCTGTGCGGAAGGGCGCCCGGCGCTGTGTGAGCCTGCGGCGAAAACCAATAACGTCGGCACTTTGGTCAGTGGTGAGCACCGGCTGCACCGTGCCGACGGTACCCCAGTGAACCATCATCTGGGAGTGTCCGCCTTTGCCGACCACGCGGTTGTTTCCCGGGATTCGCTGGTCAAGATCGACCCGGATTTGCCCCTGCACCACGCCGCGTTGTTTGGTTGCGCTGTGCTGACGGGCGTGGGCGCTGCTATCAACTCAGCCGATATCAAGGCAGGCCAGACCGTCGCGGTGATCGGTCTTGGTGGTGTCGGCCTGAACAGTGTTTTGGGAGCCTTGGTTGCTGGTGCTGGCGCGGTGATTGCCATTGATCTGGATGACAACAAGCTGGCGCTGGCCAGTGAGCTGGGGGCAACCCACGCTTTCAACTCCCGCGAAGAAGACTGTATCGACAGGGTCAAGGCGCTCACTAGTGGCGGTGTCGACTGCGCCATTGAAATGGCCGGTTCCGAAAAGGCCCTGGAATTTGCCTACCAGATCACTCGCCGTGGCGGAACCACGGTTACCGGTGGCCTGGCTAATCCTGAAAAGAAAGTGGCTATCCAGCAGGTCAGCCTGGTGGCGGAGGAACGCACCCTCAAAGGGAGTTATGTCGGCAGCTGTGTGCCGGTGCGCGACGTTGCCCGCTATGTTGCCCTATTCCGTCAAGGCAAACTGCCGGTGGACAAATTGCTCAGTGACACTCTGACGCTGGATGAGATCAACGAAGGGTTTGAGAGGCTTGCTTCCGGCAAGGCCGTTCGGCAGGTCGTGTTGTTTGACTCCGTTGTGAAGGAGCGCCAATCAATTCTCTGACCAGTTTGTGTCCGGAGGCATGGTATGTCTGTAAATCTGACGAAGTAGGAACTTATACGGAATAGCGGATTCCAACGGCAATTGGATTCAGAGCAGACCTGTTTTCAAAAGCCCTCCAAAAGCGGGGTGTCAGTGATTTTTGGAGGACCATCCGGGTTTATTTTTTATGGGCGTTTTCTCGCGCAATGGCGCGATACGCAATGTCCTTGCGATAGAAGGCGCCGTCCCATGAAATGCGCGAAGCCACCTCGTAGGCGCGCTTCTGTGCCTCAGTGACAGTATTGCCCAGGGCCGTGGCGCACAGCACTCGTCCACCGTTGGTGGCCACCTGCTCCCCGTTCAAACGGGTACCGGCGTGGAAGACCTTCTCGCCCTCGGTTTCCGATTCCGGTAGCCCGGATATGACGTCGCCCTTGTTGTAACTGCCAGGATAGCCGCCTGCGGCCAGCACGATGCCCACGGAAGCGCGTTCGTCCCAGTCTGAGGGGCACTGGTCAAGCTTGCCGTCAATGGCATTATCGCAGAGTTGCACCAGATCCGATTTCATCCGCAGCATGATGGGCTGGGTTTCCGGATCGCCAAAGCGGCAGTTGAATTCGATGACTTTGGGGACGCCTTCGCCATCGATCATCAGACCGGCGTACAGGAAACCTTTGTAGGGATGGCCTTCCGCCGCCATGCCGCGAACGGTGGGATAGATTACTTCGTCCATGATTCGCTTATGGACATCCTGAGTGACCACAGGAGCCGGGGAGTAGGCCCCCATGCCACCGGTATTCGGACCGGTGTCACCGTCGCCCACACGCTTATGGTCCTGGGAGGTCGCCATGGGTAATACGTGCTCGCCATCTACCATGACGATAAAGCTGGCTTCTTCGCCATCCAGGAATTCCTCAACCACGACGCGGTTGCCTGCATCACCAAAGGCGTTACCGGCCAGCATGTCGCGGATGGCGTCTTCCGCCTCCTTCAGCGTCATGGCAACAATCACGCCTTTGCCCGCAGCCAGGCCATCGGCTTTCACCACGATGGGTGCGCCCTGCTTGCGTACATAATCCAGTGCCTGGTCCACGTCGGTGAAATTGGCGTAGGCGGCGGTGGGAATGTTCTGGCGATCCAGAAAGTCCTTGGTGAAGGCCTTGGAGCCTTCCAGCTGTGCGGCACCGGCACTGGGGCCGAACACCCGCAAACCACGCTCTTCGAACAGGTCTACAATGCCATCAACCAGCGGCGCCTCGGGGCCGACAATGGTCAGGCCCACGTTATTGGCCGCGGCAAAGTCCGCCAGGCCGTTGAGATCCATCACGTCGATGTTGATGTTTTCCAGGCCGGGCTCGCCGGCGGTGCCGGCGTTGCCGGGGGCAACGAATACCCGATCCGCGTCCGGTGATTGAGCGGCTTTCCAGGCGAGGGCGTGTTCGCGACCGCCGGAGCCTATAACAAGAATATTCATGATCGGTTCCTGTGTGTCGGATTAGTGCCGGAAATGGCGCATGCCGGTAAACACCATGGCAATGCCGTGCTGGTTGGCAGCGTCGATCACTTCCTGGTCACGCATGGAGCCGCCCGGCTGGATCACGGCGGTAATGCCGGCTGCTGCGGCGGCGTCGATACCATCCCGGAAGGGGAAGAACGCATCGGACGCCATCACCGAGCCTTTTACCTCGAGGCCTTCATCGGCGGCTTTGATGCCGGCAATCTTGGCGCTGTAGACGCGGCTCATCTGGCCTGCGCCCACGCCGATGGTGCGGCCCGCCTTGGCATAGACAATGGCGTTGGACTTGACGTACTTGGCCACTTCCCAGGCGAAAAGCAGGTCGTTCAGCTCCTGTTCGGATGGTTCACGCTCGCTGACCACCTTGACGTCTTCCATGGCCACCATGCCCAGATCGCGGTCCTGAACCAGAAGGCCACCGGTGACGCGCTTATAGTCCATGGATTTGGCGCGCTCGCCATCAAATTCGCCGCTGGCCAGCAGGCGGACATTTTTCTTGGCGGCAATCAGTTCCAATGCCTCCGGCGCAATGGTTGGGGCAATGATCACTTCCACGAACTGGCGGTCAATGATGGCCTTGGCGGTTTCCGCGTTCTAGTTCTCGGTTAAAGGCAATGATGCCGCCAAACGCAGAGGTGGGGTCGGTGGCGAAGGCCAGGTCATAGGCCTGCAGGATATCGGCACCGATGGCCACACCGCAGGGGTTGGCGTGCTTGACGATCACGCAGGCGGGATCAGCGAAGGGCTTGACGCATTCCAGCGCAGCGTCGGTGTCGGCGACGTTGTTGTAGGACAGTTCCTTGCCCTGGAGCTGCTTGGCAGTAGCAATGCAGGCTTCCCTGGGATTGCGCTCGGTGTAGAAGGCTGCCCGCTGGTGGGGATTCTCTCCGTAGCGCATGTCCTGAACTTTCAGGAACTGGGTGTTGAAGGTGCGAGGGAAGTCGGCATTATCGTTGTCGGCAGTACGACCGCCGAGATAATTGGCGATAGCACCGTCATAGCCAGCGGTGTGCTCGAAGGCCTTCACGGCCAGGTCAAAGCGTGTGGTGTAGCTCAGCTCGCCGTCGTTGGCTTCCAACTCTTTCAGAACACGGCTGTAATCAGAGGCGTTCACCACAATGGCCACGTCGTTGTGATTCTTGGCTGCCGCGCGAACCATGGTAGGGCCGCCAATGTCGATGTTCTCAATGGCGGTGTCGAGGTCGCAGTCCGGTTTGGCGATGGCATCCTCAAATGGGTAGAGGTTTACAATCACCATGTCGATGGGATTGATGTTGTGCTCTGCCATCACCGCGTCGTCGGTGCTGCGACGCCCGAGGATACCGCCGTGGATTTTCGGGTGCAGGGTTTTGACCCGGCCATCCATCATTTCCGGAAAGCCGGTGTAGTCACTGACTTCGGTGACCGGTACCTGGTTTTCCTGCAGGAGGCGAAAGGTGCCACCGGTAGAAAGCAGTTCGATGCCGCGATCGGTCAGTGCACGGCCGAATTCAACGATACCGGTTTTATCAGACACGCTGATCAGCGCGCGACGGACGGGGGTATTAGCCTGATTTGCCATGAGTCACTTATTTCTGCTGGGTATGAACGAATGAAGGCCTCGCGAATGGTGTCCGGGAGGCCCTCGTTTCAATCGGGTAGCTGGATTATAGCAGACCGTACTGTTTGAGCTTCTTGCGCAGGGTGCCGCGGTTCAGGCCAAGCATGGTCGATGCCTTGGTCTGGTTGTTGCGGGTGTACTTCATCACCTGTTCGAGCAGCGGGGCCTCTACTTCTGACAACACCAGTTGGTAGACCTCAGTCACCGGGGCGCCATCAAGTTGGGCAAAATAGTTTTTAAGGGCAACTTCCACGCTGTCGCGCAGGGTAACCGTGTTGCCGCTGCTGTTCACCGTTTGCAACTGATGAATGTCATCGTTGGCGGGTGCTGTCAGGTTGTCTTTAGCCAAAGTCTCAGCGGTCATGCTGCGAATACCTCTCCATTTCGTAAGCCTGCAAAGTACTGTTGAATGCTGTCTTTCTGCGCCATCGCATCGTCAATGGCGTTGAAGCGTTTTCTGAACTGTTTGTCTTCGTCGTGGGACTGGAGGTACCAGCCCACGTGTTTCCTGGCAATGCGCACGCCCATGGTCTCGCCGTAAAAGCGGTGCAGGGCGTCCAGGTGTTCGCTCAATACCTGTTCCACCTCATCCACTGGCGGCTCCGCAAGGTACCTGCCGGTTTCCAGGAAATGCAGGATTTCCCGGAAAATCCAGGGCCGCCCCTGTGCTCCACGGCCGATCAGCAGCCCGTCAGCGCCGGTGAAGTTCAGTACATGTTGTGCCTGTTCCGGCGAGCTTATGTCGCCGTTGGCAAATACTGGAATACTCACTCGGGACTTCACGTCGGCGATCGTGTCGTATTCTGCCTCGCCCTTATAGGCATCGGCGCGGGTACGACCATGAATGGCCAGGGCCTGGATGCCAGCGTCTTCTGCCATGCGGGCAATCAGTGGCGCATTCCGATGTTCCCTGTCCCAGCCCGTGCGCATCTTCAGAGTCACCGGGATGTCCACGGCGGCCACGACCGCTTCCAGGATATCCCGCACCAGCGCCTCATCTTTCATCAGTGCTGAGCCGGCGGCCTTATTACACACCTTCTTGGCCGGGCACCCCATGTTGATGTCAATGATCTGGGCGCCGAACTCGGCATTCAGCCTGGCGGCGGTGGCCAGCATTTCAGGGTCGCCGCCGGCGATCTGTACAGAGCGGGGCTCGGGTTCACCCTCATGGTTCATGCGCGTTTGTGACTTCCGCGTATGCCACAGTTTGCTGTCCGCAATGACCATCTCGGATACGGCCAGCCCAGCGCCCATTCGCCGGCAGAGCAGGCGAAAAGGACGGTCTGTTACACCGGCCATAGGTGCAACAATCAACGGATTGGGCAGGGTATACGGCCCGATTTTTGCCGTTGGCAGCATGATCTGAATCCGTGTAACAGCGGGTTAAGCGAACGTCGGAAGTGAACGGCTGCTCAATAAGTAACCGATTCTGATCCGAAGGGCGGTAATGATACCGCTGGCAGAGATCCTATTGAAGGGGCGAAGCCATGAAAAAATTGATTATTTTTCGTCCTTTCTGGTTGACTTTCAGTCTATTCGGTGGCCGCCCCGGTTTTCTGTCGAGTGAGGACTTGCTTACTCCTGGTAGGCGCGGAAGGCGATATTGTAGTTCACGGCGTCCTTTCCCGGATCGCGGATGTTGATAACGATCCTGACCGGGGTATCGGTCGGCATCGCCTCAAGATCACGGCCGTCTCCCGCCAGGTACTCGTCCGGTGTGAACACACTCTGGGCGACCACATCACCATTCAGGTTGGAGAATGTCAGGGCGATGGCGGGGAATGGCTGTTCAAAAGCGGCCCGGTTGATGATGACGGCATCAACCACCAGTTGGCTGCGGTTTTCCGGGTTGGTCCGGACCACCAGTTTGCGGCTCTGGATGGCATCCACATTGATCAGCGGTTTCAGTTCGCACCCGGCGATCTCGCAGCCCTGCTCATAGAAGGGGCGCAGTTCCGGTATGGAAGACAGACGGTCGAACTGGAACCAGGTGACTTGCGCCACCAGGACGCCGATCAGTGCGAGGATGATCAGCGTCCATAGGGTCGTCCTCACGCGCCCCCGGCCATTGCCTGCCACGGAGACTGGCTCCCTGCGCAGGTTGCTGTAGGGGGAGCCGGCGACAAGAGGTTCGTTGTCGGTCACCGGGCCGGCGTCATAGTCGAAGGACGACGATCGGGGGTCATCGACGTAGAAACCATCGGCGTTGTCCACCGGTTCCAGGCTCAGGTCTTCGGGTTCCCGTGGTGTTGTTTCGGGCTCATCCCAAGCCTGTTCTTCAAATGGCTCGTTCTCGGGTGGTTCTGATTCCGGCTGTTCGAATTCCGCAGGTTCTTCTGGCGGCTCGGGTTCGACAGGGGCGGGCTTGGCCTTACGCTTGGTGTCGTCTTCTTCGGACAACATTGCCTCAGCCCAGCTTTCATCGATTTTTTCGTGGGTTTCGTCGTCACTGTCTGTCTCGAACGTGCCACCGCTGCGCTCGTCGACGGTGCGAAAGCTGTCGCTCAGTTCGTCGTCGGAGAAAGTCAGCCGAGTGCCAGCGTAAGGCCCCTCGGCCGCGTCTTCTTCCGGGTTGTCCGCAAAGATCAAGTCGTCATCTGATGTGAACCGCTGATCTGCCGGTGCATCCTGCTTTTCCGATTCGAATGGGCCGCTCGTCGCGCTGGCGTTTCCTGAAGGGCTCTCATTCATTTGGTGTTCGACGGCATTGAACACCGCCATGCAGTTGCCGCACCGCACTTTGCCGCTGGCTACGCTCAGCTGTGCGTCGGTGACCCGGAATCGGGTTTCACATTTTGGGCATCGTGTCTGCAGGCTGCTCTGGGTCATGCTTCTTTCCTGTAAGCGGCGTCGCTACGAGTCACGGAGTTTAGTTGGTTCGGAAGAGTTCGTCACCTGTCGTTGCGCCGTCCTGTGAGCCGTATCCACTCCTCGCGTTGTTCCGGCTCGTCCATGATGAACCAGGGCTCGTAGGCTTCCATGACCTCCCGGGCCTGGTTGGACAGTATGCCGGATAACACAATGTCGCCGCCCGGTTTTACCTTTGCTGCCAATCTGGGCGCCAGGCCGATTAATGGCTGGGCCAGTATATTGGCCATCATGATGTCCGCCATGGTATCGGGTTCATCCCCGGGCAGGAACAGGTCTAGCCGGTCTTCTTCAACCTCGTTGCGGCGCGCATTTTCCCGGCTGGCTTCCAGTGCCTGAGGATCTGTATCGACACCGATAACGTGGTCAGCATCCAGTAATAGGGCCGCAAGACCCAGTATGCCGGAGCCGCAGCCATAGTCGATCACTTGCCGTGAGGTCACGTCCTTACCATCAAGCCATTCCAGACACAGAGCCGTGGT
It encodes:
- a CDS encoding DUF3426 domain-containing protein, which codes for MTQSSLQTRCPKCETRFRVTDAQLSVASGKVRCGNCMAVFNAVEHQMNESPSGNASATSGPFESEKQDAPADQRFTSDDDLIFADNPEEDAAEGPYAGTRLTFSDDELSDSFRTVDERSGGTFETDSDDETHEKIDESWAEAMLSEEDDTKRKAKPAPVEPEPPEEPAEFEQPESEPPENEPFEEQAWDEPETTPREPEDLSLEPVDNADGFYVDDPRSSSFDYDAGPVTDNEPLVAGSPYSNLRREPVSVAGNGRGRVRTTLWTLIILALIGVLVAQVTWFQFDRLSSIPELRPFYEQGCEIAGCELKPLINVDAIQSRKLVVRTNPENRSQLVVDAVIINRAAFEQPFPAIALTFSNLNGDVVAQSVFTPDEYLAGDGRDLEAMPTDTPVRIVINIRDPGKDAVNYNIAFRAYQE
- the prmA gene encoding 50S ribosomal protein L11 methyltransferase, giving the protein MPWIQLQIPADPDNADQLEDLLMEMGAEAVSMEDAADQPLYEPDPGTTPLWHQTSVTGLFGSDRDIEELCASVKDAWHQQTQQSLPDIDVTLVEDKDWEREWMDDFKPLRFGDRLWIVPSWHDAPDPHAANLLLDPGLAFGTGTHPTTALCLEWLDGKDVTSRQVIDYGCGSGILGLAALLLDADHVIGVDTDPQALEASRENARRNEVEEDRLDLFLPGDEPDTMADIMMANILAQPLIGLAPRLAAKVKPGGDIVLSGILSNQAREVMEAYEPWFIMDEPEQREEWIRLTGRRNDR